The Phragmites australis chromosome 13, lpPhrAust1.1, whole genome shotgun sequence DNA window ctcctcctcctgaAAGAAGAAGATTGTTTCAGTGCATGGGAATCATGAGCTTGTAAGAATGTTGATGGCAGGAATGTGTGCCGGTGATCTTGTCAGATGAAGTTGAGCTTCCTTTCCAGAATGTGATCGACTGCAGAGAGATATCAATAAAGTGGCCATCGTCTAGGATTGGACCTGAACTCCTCGGGTACCTTGAATCGATACCAGGTATTGCATTCGCATGGTACTCCTCAGTTTGTCATTCGTTAAGCCTGGACTCGGGATCAAAGAAAGTTGAAGTTTGTTGGTGTTGCAGATGAAAGGATCGAGGAAATGATTGATCGTGGGCGTGAGATGAGATGCTTGTGGGTGTATGCGGCGGATACGGAGCTGTGCTCCGCCATGAGCGGAATCTTGTGGGAGCTGCAGAGGAAGGTACGGCAGTTCCATCAATCGCCGGAGACGTTCTGGCTGCACAACAGGTCGATTGTGAACAGAGATCTGGATGAGTTCCACCGCTGGAGAAGGCCTGTTCCGTTGCCATGAGCCATACATAACTCTCAACTCGACGAGTCAGCTTGGTAGGCATTTTTGAGGGAGGCTGAGTTTTCCTTGTTTTGTTAATCTGGAGAAGAAGCATGCACGTTACGTTGTAACGTAGTAGTTTGTTGCGTTGCGTTGCAGCGTTGATTTGAGACAGGCGGGTACTCCAACTTCAGTAGACACAACTCTAGTCCATCCATCCGTGCGCTACTGGACCTGGTATTGGGCCTCCTCAGCGTTGTTTGGGCTGGACTTGGCCTCAACTCTCGACGGATGTACATACTGTTACTACGAAGTAACTGAATGGAATTACGAAGGGTAATGACAGAATCAAGCATGATTTTTATCATCAAATTGGAGTCCAAGCAGTAGAGACAAAATTCAGCTAGCGCAGCTGGGAAATATAAACACTAACTTTATATTTGACACCCTACCTCACATGGCATTCAATCAGAATGACCCTTTATGTAAGTCATTGTGATAGGAGTGTCAACACCCGACCCTATCCGTCCAACAAACAAGGGTCCGAGACCAACCTTTTTCATCCAACTGATTCCCATGGCGTTGCATTGCATGGACGATGGATGTTCAGTACCAACCAAACCGCACCCACATCGATCAGTTAGATGGAGGGTTCCCGCATCTGCAGCAGCGAGATGATGTCGAGCGCGATGGTGCAGAGGCGACGCAGCCCCTCCTCCCTCTTGGCCAGCTCCGCTGGGTACGCCGGCGCCTTGGCCCCAGGACGCTGCTGCTGCCTCCGGAACAGCGTCCGGCACACCGCGGGGTACTCGGCCGCGGCGCTCACGTGCACGAAGGCGTAGTCGTAGGCCTCCTCGGCGAGAGAGGCCCGCGCCGCCAGGAGCGCCTCGCGGGCGTCCGCGTACTTGTCAGCGCAGGTGCGGAGCAGCGTGCGGTCCGCCTCGGGGGTGGTGGCGGCAGCGCTGGCGTTGCCCAGGGAGGACGCGGTGGCGGAGGCGTTAGCGGCTGCGGCGGAGACGGCGATGGTGCAGAGGCCGGGGACGTCGGCGGTGGAGCTGGAGGGGTCGGCGCCGAGGGCGGCTACGCAGAGGTCGTAGAAGCTGGTGGAGTTGCACGTCGACTGGACCAGCGGGGGACGACGACGTtgctccttgctgctgctgctgggcgTCGTGGGCCAAGTACTGTGTGCTACTTGTGGTGGTTTTGCGAGGGCGAGAGCGACGGAGGGGTCGGAGAGGTGGAAGAGGATCAGCTGGGTAAGGAGGAGCCCGACAAGCTGGAAGAGGGAAGTTGCCATTGCCGCCGGCCGTATCTccgtctcctctctctcctctggtGATGGAGCTCTGGCTAGCCGAATGGCAATGGCAGGGATTACATATACTGGACTGGACTGGACTGGACTGGactggaggaggaggtgttTGCATGCCAAATTGTCTGTGCGCGCTCGACGGCGGATATGGACAAGATTCGCGATGCTAATGGTGCAACGCTGCTGGCTGCTGTTGTCGCCTTGCTTCACGTGCACGTACGTACccatcaaatcaaatcaaagtcATCTACCGCAGCAGAGCATTGCATTCCTGTGGCTAGTTCAGCGCAAAATAAGTTCGaaccagcccagcccagcccagcctaGCCAAACCcatataaactatatactacaaacaacatactgaaaataatatactacaaataatatactacaggtaacaaattaaaaataatgtactaaaaataatattctatattcaactattatcgttcaattttctaactaaattttacaattttctaaaccctagatctaactatctaaaatctatgtcatatactactactgcactaattaacaacaataaaaaggataaaaa harbors:
- the LOC133889217 gene encoding pectinesterase inhibitor 28-like, encoding MATSLFQLVGLLLTQLILFHLSDPSVALALAKPPQVAHSTWPTTPSSSSKEQRRRPPLVQSTCNSTSFYDLCVAALGADPSSSTADVPGLCTIAVSAAAANASATASSLGNASAAATTPEADRTLLRTCADKYADAREALLAARASLAEEAYDYAFVHVSAAAEYPAVCRTLFRRQQQRPGAKAPAYPAELAKREEGLRRLCTIALDIISLLQMREPSI